One Helianthus annuus cultivar XRQ/B chromosome 12, HanXRQr2.0-SUNRISE, whole genome shotgun sequence genomic region harbors:
- the LOC110896407 gene encoding zinc finger A20 and AN1 domain-containing stress-associated protein 5, with translation MAQRTEKEETEFKNVPETLTLCVNNCGVVASPATNNMCQNCFNASSTTSSQRRSGSARSPARSTSTFRDEESVDLVVDRTVVVEENEIKQKTTVKVVNRGSGCRKRVGFAGFRCRCGDLFCGEHQYFDRHDCIYNYKTAGREAIARENPVVKAAKIVRI, from the coding sequence ATGGCGCAGAGAACAGAAAAAGAAGAAACAGAATTCAAAAACGTACCTGAAACGTTAACTCTATGCGTCAACAACTGTGGTGTTGTTGCCAGCCCCGCCACGAATAACATGTGTCAGAACTGCTTCAACGCTAGCTCAACGACGTCATCTCAACGTAGATCTGGATCGGCGAGGTCTCCGGCGAGGTCAACGTCAACGTTTCGTGATGAAGAATCGGTTGATCTGGTGGTAGATCGGACGGTTGTAGTGGAGGAGAATGAAATTAAACAGAAGACGACGGTGAAAGTTGTGAATCGGGGCTCCGGTTGCCGGAAACGAGTCGGTTTTGCCGGATTTAGGTGCCGGTGTGGCGATCTGTTCTGCGGTGAGCACCAGTACTTTGATCGGCATGATTGTATATACAATTATAAAACCGCTGGTCGCGAGGCAATTGCGAGGGAGAATCCGGTGGTCAAAGCGGCGAAAATTGTTAGGATTTGA